The proteins below come from a single Zea mays cultivar B73 chromosome 8, Zm-B73-REFERENCE-NAM-5.0, whole genome shotgun sequence genomic window:
- the LOC109941434 gene encoding probable protein phosphatase 2C 6 isoform X2 — translation MEGVSVPPVRTASAADDDALAPEGEGGDASLAGSPCSVASDCSSVASADFEGVGMGFFGAAAGAEGGLGPMVFEDSAASAATVEAEARVAAGGRSVFAVDCVPLWGYTTICGRRPEMEDAVAIVPRFFDVPLWMLTGNAVVDGLDPMTFRLPAHFFGVYDGHGGAQVANYCRERLHGALLEQLSRIEQTVCAANLGDMEFKKQWEKAFVDSFARVDDDVGGKTIREDGGEARISDAAMMLVPEPVAPETVGSTAVVAVICSSHIIVSNCGDSRAVLCRGKQPVPLSVDHKPNREDEYARIEAEGGKVIQWNGYRVFGVLAMSRSIGDRYLKPWIIPVPEVTIVPRAKDDECLILASDGLWDVISNEEVCEVARKRILLWHKKNGTSSSSAPRVGDSADAAAQAAAECLSKLALQKGSKDNITVVVVDLKAQRKFKSKT, via the exons ATGGAGGGGGTCTCCGTGCCCCCGGTCAGGACGGCCTCCGCGGCGGACGACGACGCGCTGGCGCCGGAAGGGGAAGGGGGAGACGCGTCTCTGGCCGGGAGCCCGTGCTCGGTGGCCAGCGACTGCAGCAGCGTGGCCAGCGCTGACTTCGAGGGGGTCGGGATGGGTTTCTTCGGCGCGGCAGCGGGCGCGGAGGGTGGCCTTGGCCCCATGGTGTTCGAGGACTCGGCCGCGTCCGCGGCCACGGTCGAGGCGGAGGCCAGGGTCGCAGCTGGTGGGAGGAGTGTCTTCGCCGTGGACTGCGTGCCGCTGTGGGGCTACACCACTATATGCGGCCGCCGGCCGGAGATGGAGGATGCCGTTGCTATAGTGCCGCGATTCTTTGACGTGCCACTCTGGATGCTCACCGGCAATGCGGTGGTCGATGGGCTCGATCCCATGACGTTCCGATTACCTGCACATTTCTTTGGTGTCTATGACGGACATGGTGGTGCACAG GTAGCAAATTACTGTCGGGAACGCCTCCATGGGGCCCTACTGGAGCAGCTGAGCAGGATAGAGCAGACCGTGTGCGCAGCTAACTTGGGAGACATGGAATTCAAGAAACAGTGGGAAAAGGCCTTTGTGGATTCTTTCGCTAGAGTGGATGACGATGTTGGGGGCAAGACGATCAGGGAAGATGGTGGCGAAGCACGCATAAGTGACGCTGCTATGATGCTTGTGCCCGAACCTGTGGCACCTGAGACCGTGGGTTCAACGGCGGTCGTCGCCGTCATCTGCTCCTCGCATATCATTGTCTCCAATTGTGGAGATTCACGGGCGGTGCTCTGCCGTGGCAAGCAGCCCGTGCCTCTGTCGGTGGATCATAAA CCTAACAGGGAAGATGAGTATGCAAGGATTGAGGCAGAGGGTGGTAAGGTCATACAATGGAATGGTTATCGAGTTTTTGGTGTTCTTGCAATGTCGCGATCAATTG GTGACAGATATCTGAAGCCATGGATAATTCCAGTCCCGGAGGTAACAATAGTTCCGCGGGCTAAGGATGATGAGTGCCTTATTCTTGCTAGCGACGGCCTTTGGGACGTAATCTCAAATGAAGAGGTATGTGAAGTTGCTCGCAAGCGGATACTTCTGTGGCACAAAAAGAATGGCACAAGCTCATCATCAGCCCCACGGGTTGGTGATTCCGCAGACGCAGCTGCTCAAGCGGCTGCCGAATGCTTGTCAAAGCTTGCTCTTCAGAAGGGGAGCAAAGACAACATCACTGTCGTTGTAGTTGACCTGAAAGCACAGCGTAAGTTCAAGAGCAAAACCTAA
- the LOC109941434 gene encoding probable protein phosphatase 2C 6 isoform X1 → MEGVSVPPVRTASAADDDALAPEGEGGDASLAGSPCSVASDCSSVASADFEGVGMGFFGAAAGAEGGLGPMVFEDSAASAATVEAEARVAAGGRSVFAVDCVPLWGYTTICGRRPEMEDAVAIVPRFFDVPLWMLTGNAVVDGLDPMTFRLPAHFFGVYDGHGGAQVANYCRERLHGALLEQLSRIEQTVCAANLGDMEFKKQWEKAFVDSFARVDDDVGGKTIREDGGEARISDAAMMLVPEPVAPETVGSTAVVAVICSSHIIVSNCGDSRAVLCRGKQPVPLSVDHKPNREDEYARIEAEGGKVIQWNGYRVFGVLAMSRSIVAGDRYLKPWIIPVPEVTIVPRAKDDECLILASDGLWDVISNEEVCEVARKRILLWHKKNGTSSSSAPRVGDSADAAAQAAAECLSKLALQKGSKDNITVVVVDLKAQRKFKSKT, encoded by the exons ATGGAGGGGGTCTCCGTGCCCCCGGTCAGGACGGCCTCCGCGGCGGACGACGACGCGCTGGCGCCGGAAGGGGAAGGGGGAGACGCGTCTCTGGCCGGGAGCCCGTGCTCGGTGGCCAGCGACTGCAGCAGCGTGGCCAGCGCTGACTTCGAGGGGGTCGGGATGGGTTTCTTCGGCGCGGCAGCGGGCGCGGAGGGTGGCCTTGGCCCCATGGTGTTCGAGGACTCGGCCGCGTCCGCGGCCACGGTCGAGGCGGAGGCCAGGGTCGCAGCTGGTGGGAGGAGTGTCTTCGCCGTGGACTGCGTGCCGCTGTGGGGCTACACCACTATATGCGGCCGCCGGCCGGAGATGGAGGATGCCGTTGCTATAGTGCCGCGATTCTTTGACGTGCCACTCTGGATGCTCACCGGCAATGCGGTGGTCGATGGGCTCGATCCCATGACGTTCCGATTACCTGCACATTTCTTTGGTGTCTATGACGGACATGGTGGTGCACAG GTAGCAAATTACTGTCGGGAACGCCTCCATGGGGCCCTACTGGAGCAGCTGAGCAGGATAGAGCAGACCGTGTGCGCAGCTAACTTGGGAGACATGGAATTCAAGAAACAGTGGGAAAAGGCCTTTGTGGATTCTTTCGCTAGAGTGGATGACGATGTTGGGGGCAAGACGATCAGGGAAGATGGTGGCGAAGCACGCATAAGTGACGCTGCTATGATGCTTGTGCCCGAACCTGTGGCACCTGAGACCGTGGGTTCAACGGCGGTCGTCGCCGTCATCTGCTCCTCGCATATCATTGTCTCCAATTGTGGAGATTCACGGGCGGTGCTCTGCCGTGGCAAGCAGCCCGTGCCTCTGTCGGTGGATCATAAA CCTAACAGGGAAGATGAGTATGCAAGGATTGAGGCAGAGGGTGGTAAGGTCATACAATGGAATGGTTATCGAGTTTTTGGTGTTCTTGCAATGTCGCGATCAATTG TTGCAGGTGACAGATATCTGAAGCCATGGATAATTCCAGTCCCGGAGGTAACAATAGTTCCGCGGGCTAAGGATGATGAGTGCCTTATTCTTGCTAGCGACGGCCTTTGGGACGTAATCTCAAATGAAGAGGTATGTGAAGTTGCTCGCAAGCGGATACTTCTGTGGCACAAAAAGAATGGCACAAGCTCATCATCAGCCCCACGGGTTGGTGATTCCGCAGACGCAGCTGCTCAAGCGGCTGCCGAATGCTTGTCAAAGCTTGCTCTTCAGAAGGGGAGCAAAGACAACATCACTGTCGTTGTAGTTGACCTGAAAGCACAGCGTAAGTTCAAGAGCAAAACCTAA